The following proteins are encoded in a genomic region of SAR324 cluster bacterium:
- a CDS encoding Ig-like domain-containing protein has translation MNMSKHVFNLLLIPLILGTLVVACSSDETSESSSPVPEPDPVIEVDNTKPNVVANALVPSNGSTGVLIGTSVKFAFDEPIDVTSVTTADDFTCGATVQLSANNFLSCVPMRSDYDARNDNRSFTVYPVDYLDYNTKYELKIKEWIKDTSGNYLPYDIIPLVFTTVPENTVTFVDKILVDFENKLRLAGGYSLVNELRSVDRKGEGLTITVIDSILKGVRDELTNKSLNNSDDLIKVLESMLTGSIKGLDIAKISDSTRRKEILSDICSELVATIPGREKFYTENKSEIVKSLMNTGVSELSGKVTNEEIPEAIGGLLQGFILSLGTLEFSELERVNQVIPDLLKRTIITADTVYSSSGNTFWNTTIEHMSSAMVSGMNQWDDWGGMESKWDDHLSTGLTGI, from the coding sequence ATGAATATGTCAAAACACGTTTTTAATCTGCTTCTTATCCCATTAATTCTGGGGACATTGGTTGTTGCCTGCTCTTCTGATGAGACAAGTGAAAGCTCAAGTCCGGTCCCGGAACCTGACCCAGTGATTGAAGTAGATAATACGAAACCAAATGTAGTAGCCAATGCACTTGTTCCAAGTAATGGCAGTACTGGAGTGTTAATTGGAACCTCTGTGAAATTTGCCTTTGATGAGCCAATAGACGTCACTTCAGTAACCACAGCTGACGATTTCACTTGTGGAGCAACAGTTCAACTCTCTGCAAATAATTTTCTCTCTTGTGTACCGATGAGATCCGATTACGATGCACGGAATGACAATCGATCATTTACAGTCTATCCAGTTGATTATCTTGACTACAACACAAAATACGAACTGAAAATTAAGGAGTGGATCAAAGATACTTCAGGAAATTATCTACCCTATGATATCATTCCGTTAGTTTTTACTACTGTTCCTGAAAACACAGTCACATTTGTTGATAAAATACTTGTTGATTTTGAAAATAAACTTCGGCTTGCAGGTGGGTATTCTTTGGTAAATGAACTAAGATCTGTTGATAGAAAAGGGGAGGGACTAACTATTACCGTCATTGATTCAATTTTAAAAGGGGTGAGGGATGAACTGACAAATAAAAGTTTAAACAACTCAGATGACTTGATAAAGGTTCTTGAATCAATGCTAACAGGATCTATCAAAGGATTAGATATTGCCAAAATATCTGATTCGACACGCAGAAAAGAAATTTTGTCAGACATTTGCTCTGAGTTAGTTGCAACCATACCAGGTAGAGAAAAATTCTATACAGAGAATAAATCTGAAATTGTTAAGAGTTTGATGAACACAGGGGTTAGTGAGTTATCAGGAAAAGTAACAAATGAAGAAATTCCAGAGGCAATTGGTGGGCTTTTACAAGGATTTATATTATCTTTAGGTACTCTTGAATTCAGTGAATTAGAAAGAGTTAATCAGGTAATTCCAGATTTATTGAAACGCACTATCATTACAGCTGATACAGTATATTCATCATCTGGAAATACTTTTTGGAATACAACCATTGAGCATATGAGTTCTGCGATGGTCAGCGGGATGAATCAATGGGATGATTGGGGTGGAATGGAGAGCAAATGGGATGATCATTTGTCAACAGGCCTTACCGGAATT